In Leptolyngbya sp. O-77, the genomic window CTTGCATTTCGCCAGTTCTCTAGACCGATTGAACGAATCTAGAACGCATCATCCTAACATTCTAATTATCATTCAAGATGTGATTCACCTCTTCTGCCAGCTAAATACAGAATTGAAAAGTTAAGCAGAGTTAAGGTTGGCGAAATTCCATAACTTTTCTATATCGCGCCTCTAGGGGCGATCGCCCTATAACAGAAGTATCAAGCCCCCAGTTCACACCAAGGATACCCATGATGCAACTGACCTATCGCGGCATTCGCTACACACTCTGCACAAAACTCCCCAGCACCAAAACAATTAAAGGCAGCTATCGCGGCATTCCTATGACGCTATATTACTCGTCTGTCATGCCGATTCAGCCGTTTATCAACCTGAGATATCGCGGCGTAAGCTATCGTCCAGTGCTGGTGATGCCGCTCAGGCGGGCCAAGAGTATTGCTCTGTAGTCACCCAAAGCGAATCCAAACGACCTAAATTAACCCTCTGCAAGAGAAGCGATGGGAACCGTTAGCCGACCATTTGTTGACGCAGGGTTCGCAGTGCAGCACCCGTCCCCTGCGTCGCGGCAGCCTCCAGAACCTGAGTCAACAATGCAGGTAAGTCAATTGCCGGAAAATAGCGGCTGTGGGATTGCAGTTCATCGCTTTCCGCTTGCAGGGCGTAAATCTTTAGACCGCTTTTTTTGAATAGCCACACTTCGGGGACACCATAGGGCGCGTAATCCTCGGCAGCGGTGTAGGTGGTCACGTCAATTTCGATCACTAGGTCAGGCGGTAGATCAGTTTGCCAATTGATGCGGTCTTTGC contains:
- a CDS encoding DUF4278 domain-containing protein; this encodes MMQLTYRGIRYTLCTKLPSTKTIKGSYRGIPMTLYYSSVMPIQPFINLRYRGVSYRPVLVMPLRRAKSIAL